DNA sequence from the Littorina saxatilis isolate snail1 linkage group LG9, US_GU_Lsax_2.0, whole genome shotgun sequence genome:
GGCCGTGCCGAAGAGCGCAGCAAAAATATGCATAAAACGGTCAAACAAAAAGCTATAAATATAATTCGTTTTGCACAAGTCTCTCCACatcactacccccccccccccccttgccccCTCTCCCTATTTCAAGTTGTACAGTGGTAGAGAAGACTGTTCCAAGCACAACAGCAACAGTTGATCGGAGATGGTAGAGTGCCGAAGAGCGCAGCAAAAATATGCACAAAACAGTCAAACAAAAAGCTAAATATTTGTTTTTCACAAGTCTCTCCAGTGGCAGTAAAAAAATGTTTCAAGCATCACGGCAACAGTTGAAGCATCACGGCAACAGTTGAAACATCACGGCAACAGTTGAAGCATCACCGCAACAGTTGAAACACTACGGCAACAGTTGAAGCATCACGGCAACGGTTAAAACACCACGGCAACAGTTGAAGCATCACGGCAACAGGTGAGGGGAGATAGCAGAGCCGAAGAGCAGGAAGATGCTGATGTACAGTCGGCTGCTGCCACCTGTCAAGAAAGCCCCCATTTAAGATGAGTTGAATGAGTAATTTCCACAGCActgactcaagactcaaagactcaaaaatattactgtccttataaaaacaaggcaAATTGCCTTGCAATGTCGGGCGGTTACACGGCACTATAAAAATACATCACACATAAGTTTACATGTGAGAGCCAACACAAACCAAGTCATCTCatcttatgttatgttatgtatTCTTGTCTTATCTGATCTGATTTAAATGCTTGTGCAATGAGTTGATCTTAGTGGTGTATTTATGTTCGATTAAGATTTTGGATCGTGTCTTTGTGTTGTAAGGAATGGGATGTGGTGCAAaggagaacaagtcgcgtagggcgaaattactacatttagtcaagctgtggaactcacagaatgaaactgaacgtagtccgccgctagtgcaaaaggcagtgaaagtgacgagcctgtttggcgcagtagcgattgcgctgtgcttcatagcacgctttactgtacctctcttcgttaactttctgagcgtgtttttaatccaaacatatcatatctatatgtttttggaatcaggaaccgacaaggaataagatgaaatagtttttgaatcgatttcggaaatttaattttgatcataatttttatatttttaattttcagagcttgtttttaatccaaatataacatatctaaatgtttttggaatcagaaatagacgaagaacaagatgaaattgtttttggatcgtttaataaaaaaataattttaattacaagtttccgatttttaatgaccaaactcactcattagtttttaagccacccagctgaaatgcaataccaaaccccggccttcgtcgaagattgctttgccaaaatttcaatcaatttaattgaaaaatgagggtgtgacagtgccgcctcaacttttacaaaaagccggatatgacgtcatcaaaggtatttatcgaaaaattgaaaaaatgtccggggatatcatacccaggaactctcatgtcaaatttcataaagatcggcccagtagtttagtctgaatcgctctacacacaacacacagacagacacacatacaccacgaccctcgtctcgattcccccctctatgttaaaacatttagtcaaaacttgactaaatgtaaaaacccatgtttatgtaaaatgaaaatggacgtTTAAAGTTATCttatctgatctgatctgatctgatctgatctgatcctTACCATACCGTGACTTACCTTAGTTTAACCTTACCTTACcgcatctcatctcatctcatatCATCTCATGCCTTACCCAACCTTTCCTTATTTCATCTTACCTTACCTTCCGTAGCGTatcgcatcgcatcgcatcTCCACCGTACCTTATTTCACCACATCGCATcgcatctcatctcatctcatcccATCTCATCTCATCTGACCGTACCTTactgtgacagggagactactgcgtcatccttatcacagcagactctgcagagttgtctggGGGCTATTTATAGCTTTTtttcctttatttggtgtttaacgtcgttttcaaacacgaaggttatatcgcgacgggatttaTAGCTTGCTGGCTAGACACCTGTGAGTTCTAGAGCTTtctttgtgatagggtctgacTGCTGCGGTCTTCTTGTATATGTTCTTAGTATCCTTCGCGTAACCATGACAGGTTCTAAAAAATGAGCTCTAAAATACTCAATCCTGTTTGAATGGCATTTGATTCCAAAAGTGGTTCgtgtgtttcggcactcggttacatatccttacggcaggggcggatccagggttTTTTTccggacctcccccccccccccccccccctagcctaaaaaagatttttaaaaaatgaaaataaagaaaaactgatgctcAGATTGCaacagattgctccatttttctTGATTTTCATCAACAGTTTCATTAAAAGAagtttggaaccccccccccccccccttgaaaagaatgtgatccgcccctgccttACCTTATCTGATCTGATCGTATCCTTTCAAAGACTCACCATCCATGCAAGTGGAGTTCGTCCTACTCCTCCACCCGCCAACAGTTTGGTTCTTGCCCACCTTTTCCGCAGTGCCCTGTCGCAGGATGTCCATGTCAGTTGCAGCCTCACGCACTGCACGTGCGCACCATGACACAGTTTCTCGCGTCATAGCTTGACCTAGTTCTGCCGGGAGGGCCGTTTGACAGAGCCGCTGCTGGTTCGAATCTTTGCATTCGGGCAGAGCGTTGAGGCAGTCTGTGAAAGATATCAATTTGCTGCAAGACAAAAAGAGAACGATTTGGTGATAAGACGGTGAATAAAAAGCCTACAACTGTTGACAATTTATTGTTTTCCGTGCAAATATATATGCCTGGTCTCACAAAAAGAGAACATTTAGTGTTTAGATAATGAGTAGAAAGCCTAAAACTGTTGACAATCGTTTTTCGTGCAGATTTAAATGCCTGGTTCAGACCACAGGAGATTGTATCTGCAGTGCCAGTCGATCGTAGTACATCCTAGTAGCATTGCTGTAATACTGTACATGTACTTCGATCGACAGGTACTTTGACAAAAGTTCCTGTGGTTGAGATTGTACGGATTTCTGAGCTGACTTTCTCAAAGTTTCATCGCCTCCAGTTACTATAGGTGGTTGTGTACAATACCGGAACACCACAGTgggacatggaaaccaaaaatgacaccccccccctccccgcaacaaaaaaacccaaaccacacacacgcagtaaACACACACTTTAAAAGGCATTTGACTGAACTGGCTTTTGGACAACTGCACGCAGTGTTGCGGGTAGCTGTGCAATTATACGTAGTTGGTTAAACTTCGATGAAAAGAGCATCAAATGGATTATCAGTTGAATATGATGTGGGTTACATGCTTTCCACCTTGCCATCGCCACCCACCAACAGCGTAGTTGAAAACATGATGGTACCTGAGCCAGTGGACGCATTGTTCACTAACGgcaaaatcaaatgaaatatGCGCGAACAAAAATTTCGCAAAGATATGTATAAATAACTGTCATGATCATGACATTctaactgggttttttttctccacttcCTCACTTGTCTCTATACCTTTAAGGAGCATTACATCAGAATCTCCCAAGTTGTGTTCTTATACAACCAAATCCCCCGGGGAGAGAGGGCAGAGGATTCACTTCAAAGTTTCACTCACATGCAGATATCAAGGTTTGAACGAAGTAGTTCATCCGTGTCCTTGGTGACGTCATCCGTGTCATTGGTGACGTCATTCATGGCCGTAATGACGTCAGATAGGTTGCGGTTGACAATAGTGCTAAAGTCTACCTCACACCTGGAGAAAATGATGCTGCGAAGTTTTTCGTAatctgtcaaacacacagtaaaTGTTTTCATCTACTGGATCATGGTTCAGGCATTATGAATGCTCCTGGCTCGGCGAGATCGTTCGCTGATCTTACTAAAACAGAGAGCTAGGTTAATAAATAGAGCATACTACATGGTTCGCTGTGTCATACTAGATTTACAAGAtttgattttaattttaattttttaaatgttttatttaaAGAATATTGAAATGCTGGCAAAGTATCACATGTACTTCCAAATTCTTAAATTTGAAGTAGTAAACACGGTTTTGGAACACTACATGTAGTTTTGAAGCAAGAGGAAATCAGTTCACGCAATAACTCAACACAACCGGTCTTACCAACGGTACTGGTTATAAACGTTGTAGTAGTGCCTGGAGACGAAGTTGTGGTcgctgttgttgatgttgtagtCGTTGTAGGGGGTgttgtcgttgtagttgttgtagtggtaggggttgtggtggtggtagaggttgtggtggtggtaggagttgtggtggtggtagaggttgtggtggtggtaggggttgtggtggaggtggtggtggtgcagaTGGTGCGTGACTCTTCATAGCCAGCGAGAACGACAGCCATGGCACGAGATATGTTTCGACAGGACAACGAGTAGATGCCTCCGTCCACCAGACACTGCTCCACTGACCATGTTTCGCTGCGGACACAGGTCAAACAATTGAAgagatacttcttcttcttctttgttcatgggctgaaactcccacgttcactcatgtttttgcacgagtggatttgtacgtgtatgaccgtttttaccccgccattcgggcaacatacgccgatttcgggggaagcatgctgggtattttcgtgtttctattacccaccaaaatctgacatggattacagggtcttttccgtgcgcacttggtcacgaagggggataaggcactagcaggtctgcacatacatcgacctgggagatcggaaaaagctccacccttaacccatcaggcgtccgcggccgggatttgaactcacgaccttccgattaggaggccgatgtcttatccactacgccactgcgcccgtcgaagaGATACGACATCGAtaaaaacaacaccaccaagACGTCTCTATTTGACCATGCTGCGGACACAGGTCACACAATTAAACCCCTTAtcgataaaaacaaacaaacaaaaaacaaaaaaaaacacaacaccaaTACGTCTCTAAATTGGACCATGTCTCGTTGCGGACACATGTCAAACAATTAAAGAGATACGATATCGATTAAAAaccacaacaccaacaccaataCGTCTCTATTGGACCATGTCTCGCTGCGGACACCAGTCAAAGAATTACAGAGATACGATATCGAGAAAAACAACCACACCAATACGTCTCTATTGGACCATGTCTCGCTGCGGACACCGGTCAAAGAATTAAAGAGATACGATATCGAGAAAAACAACCACACCAAGACATCTCTATTTGATCATGTCTCGCTGCGGACACAGGTCAAAGAATTAAAGAGATACGATATCGATAAAAACAACCACGCCAAGTTAGACGTCTCTATTTGACCTTGTCTCGCTGCGGACACAGATCGAACAATTGAAGAGGTACGATATCGATAAAAACAACCACACCAAGACGTCTCTATTTGACCATGCCTCGCTGCGGACACATGTCAAACAATTAAAGAGATACGATATcgattaacaacaacaacaacaacaacaacaacaacaacaacaacaatcaagaTATTTCTTTTTGACACTCTCTTTCGAAGTGAAATTTCTGACGTCAGAAGCCAAACAATGTTCGAATGGTAAGTGATTAATACCTGAAGGTAAGACGTTGGCATAATCGTCAGAAATGGGCCTAATACACATTGACCTTAGTGACTTACTTGCAGCCTAGGTCAGACTGGACCCAGTAAATCCTTGCACATCTCTCCATGATCTCCAATGCCTTGATCAGGTCTGGACAGGGCGCTTCTGAAAAGTCAAAAGTGTTGACTAATTAGTTGCATTTGTATATCGACGTTGGAATGTATATACGTTATGACTCCCTAGAAAGCGCGTTTCAGTTTTATTATCAGGTTCAGCATTTCTGCTGCCAGAAAGCCGGCGCAGAttcggactgacagacagacagacagaaccacggacagacagacagacagacagacagacagacagggacgcacgcacgcacacacgcacgcacgcaagcacgcacgcaagcacacacacacacacacacacacatacgcacgcacacacgcactcacacacacacacacacacacacacacacacacaggcacacacaggcacacacacacacacacacacacacacacacacaccgtcacacacagacctgtctcacagATGTCCAGATGTTCCACAGACACTCTACGTCTGATCATCACGTGCAACATGTCTGCCGCCAGGGGACAGGGCACACAGGCAATGGCCGTCTTGCGGGACCTGCAAATATGTTGACACAGAAATAAACACAATACTTCTATACATACACTGACGACGATAGCTTGAAACAAGCatctgtatctatatatatatcaaaccTGGTTACCTTTTGTTCTAATTCTACATACGTTTTAACaaatctgaggaaaaaagtctctgctgacttttaATTGTTTCTTTTAATACGtttgatattttatttttaaaggcacagtacgcctcccgtaaaccatcacagatactgtcaggcttttacactcagtacaaacaccctttcatttaaacactcaccgcttgagaacaccctatgtgccctacgtaaagagcgagcaattttcaaagaattaatgttgcggattgtctgatcagacaatcggacggtgcgttttggcgctagacctaacttttaaaatctatataataaattgacagcttgttacacaacaTTCTCAAATCataaagaattcttttttcatcaagacaagatcagtacaattcgaagttttgaaaaattgaaaaaagaaaagcccggaagcagggtcacgcaaggttgtggttctcgtagcagacgacggttatgcctatcgccagttcctctgaacagtcaaaagccatcgctagagttcgtgtgaatcgcagccgtttgttgcgtttagattcagaggtacataataacgtgctattgcagataagcttacagcgagtcgcattgaaatcacaaactgacgactacattgtgaaaaaaggaaactggatcacacgggttcacaatggctcaggggtaagataaaccacgcaaaaataaattctttgaaaattgctcgctctttacggagggcacctaggatgttctcaagcggtgagtgtttaaatgaaagggtgtttgtactgtgtgtaaaagcctgacagtatctgcgatggtttatgggaggcttactgtgcctttaacgtaaGTAGTTCGTTTCTTCTTCGATTGCGTTCAAGGGGTGCAGCccggaaaaaatctccacccttaactctCCCGGCACTGCTTGGATTCGAACCCCAAACCTTCCACAATGAAGGCCAACGTCTTAACCCCTCGGCCATTGTGTCCGTCAAGAAGTTCGTTTGAAAACAGTGGGTGTGCATTTTGGGTGTAAAACTGAACTTCTTCCGTAGTAATCCTGTTTCCGGAATCAAGAACAGATACGTGCCCTCTACGCACCTCAGCTGTGATATTGTTAAATCTAGATTCACTTTTAAGCACATTTTAACATCTATTAATTCCATGCGCCTATGAACCCGCGCGTCTGCTTGTGACGTAATGTGACACGAatggagtgagagagggggagagggagagagggagatagattGGTTTTGATATTATTATTCTAATCTTAATTATCAAGCGTtgactatttgcgcctcgatatttcatttatgttcttacgttttatgttgtataTTGTAGCCTAATGCTgtgatacaccacacctgagtttctcgtcttgagataataaagtgttctatgtctatatgtctgtttACAGAACATCTATCAGGCGTCACTGAGCACCCTGTTGATATTTTGTCAGTTCTGCAAGTGAACCTATAAATGGGACGAAAACAAACCTGATGCAAAAAAGAGCCCAAGAAATATTGCTTTTGGAAAAGTCGATAAACCGATAgcacgattttttttaaagcacttTTGACAGTTTTTAAAACATGAACGGATACAAAAGTAATGccgtggaacccccccttttaaaaccttcaaaaatatatgtaaatcaGGTTCtaaaggaccggcacggttggcctagtggtaaggcgtccgccccgtgatcgggaggtcgtgggttcgaaccccggccgggtcatacctaagattttaaaattggcaatctagtggctgctccgcctggcgtctggcattatggggttagtgctaggactggttggtccggtgtcagaataatgtgactgggtgagacatgaagcctgtgctgcgacttctgtcttgtgtgtggcgcacgttaaatgtcaaagcagcaccgccctgatatggcccttcgtggtcggctgggtgttaagcaaaaaaaaacaaaacaaaaaaaccaagaaattcctccgaggtaggaaaaacacccccgtccttaccattctcactgccaccaactgagaaagttatttccctttgaccattaatatgtccctctataagtccttgtagaatcttaatgcaccaataactccctaaccgtgtgtttgactggtcccaatttttgtaaggaccgtctcaggaatgtatagaacctgttcaccaagtttggtgacgatcggtccgttcattcttgagatctatatgcgaacacaaacaaacaaacaaacacatcgaccgaatcctatacacacccctataccgggggtgtaaaaaggtCCTAGAGGGTAGGGAGCCTTAagatgggggtacatttacacaggctATCAAGAGtacatctgagaaaggagggtcttaatatatataacaaaggaggagtcttaaatttgggggtcttaaaaggggggttccactgtatgcaaccatagatatcccttgacaGATCTATGATGCAACCCCTCAACgccctaccccctacccccaGTGGGATACAGTGCAAATGTAGGAGTATCATGATAATGATGATCACGACGTCGTCAGCAGTTTTACCTGCAGAGTAGCGACATGGGTTCCGCTTGTAATCCTTTGACACACTGGAAGGCTTGCTTGTACCCCGGACACGCTGGAAATTACAACAATAGTAGTCATGAAAATCTCACGCGAAGTGCATCAGATTTCATGAACATCTCATCATAAGAGCATCATATCAGATTTGATTGATTCTGTGAAAACGTGTATCGGATTTCATGACATTCTGACTCTTAGTGTATCAGATGATATAAAAATCTGACTTTAAGTTTAAAAATGTGTATCTAAGTCAAGTTACTAAGTATATCAGATATGAAAATCCGACTCGGATTGTTCTCCTGGGGTCAATCGGTCATTCTTCCCTTGCGAATGTCAAAGACTCGACTCAGTCTCTGAATACTTCAGTCTctgattttgttcttgttttcagcGATTGTGT
Encoded proteins:
- the LOC138976164 gene encoding mucin-22-like, with amino-acid sequence MILWKLLFFFEVAVVVVTSDCDVAKWLDEMQNFGSQVLTFLDIPAPERSTDDVIRFCSESVRDGGMWDASVTCDSLDDETTLEDAYDQVLEDLGGVCETACANYETVRECAKSVPDTAQLDQVCGGYTSLENDCIHKLLDATRCPIRDRLFLSAVRPDYKEALYRARCIPRPAVQQNTTLPPRTTTTPATTTPATTTILDTSTSQTTVTDAITSQVIPSTLPTTLRQITTQVNEDSLPATTETAGFDDRTTTSVASPAGPACNVPAARVCVAMRQVQVDAAASDVGGGHALVAACLAQGEVDDVTRCFHDNTEGCQEGVMAYDMVKRMWDDAVYSAHTLCQHTCPGYKQAFQCVKGLQAEPMSLLCRSRKTAIACVPCPLAADMLHVMIRRRVSVEHLDICETEAPCPDLIKALEIMERCARIYWVQSDLGCNETWSVEQCLVDGGIYSLSCRNISRAMAVVLAGYEESRTICTTTTSTTTPTTTTTSTTTTTPTTTTTSTTTTTPTTTTTTTTTPPTTTTTSTTATTTSSPGTTTTFITSTVDYEKLRSIIFSRCEVDFSTIVNRNLSDVITAMNDVTNDTDDVTKDTDELLRSNLDICIKLISFTDCLNALPECKDSNQQRLCQTALPAELGQAMTRETVSWCARAVREAATDMDILRQGTAEKVGKNQTVGGWRSRTNSTCMDGGSSRLYISIFLLFGSAISPHLLP